The Coffea arabica cultivar ET-39 chromosome 9e, Coffea Arabica ET-39 HiFi, whole genome shotgun sequence genome has a window encoding:
- the LOC113710545 gene encoding 15.4 kDa class V heat shock protein, translated as MEYSTFDPSTWNSNLTESLLYPYHFIPENYVHWTETPESHIYSADLPGVKKEQIRVEVEDSRYLIIRTEAATGESTEPAKNFIRKFRLPERVDISGISAGYENGVLTVEVPKSFVRRGFFIEPSDMPERMHVLARAA; from the exons ATGGAGTACTCAACATTTGATCCTTCAACCTGGAATTCTAACTTAACAGAGTCTCTTCTCTATCCCTATCACTTTATCCCTGAAAATTATGTCCACTGGACTGAAACTCCAGAGTCTCACATTTACTCAGCTGATCTTCCAG GGGTTAAGAAAGAGCAGATAAGAGTGGAAGTTGAAGACTCCAGATACCTGATTATAAGAACTGAGGCTGCTACCGGTGAATCAACTGAGCCAGCCAAGAATTTCATAAGGAAATTCCGGCTGCCAGAAAGGGTTGACATCAGCGGAATATCAGCTGGCTATGAGAATGGAGTCTTGACAGTTGAAGTACCAAAATCTTTTGTGAGGAGGGGATTCTTTATTGAACCATCTGATATGCCTGAAAGAATGCATGTTCTTGCAAGGGCAGCTTAA